The following is a genomic window from Aeromonas sp. FDAARGOS 1405.
AACGTGAAGCTGACGGGAGAGGAGCCCCCACCAGTGAGCCAGGGTCGGCGTGCGGGCCAGCTCGGCCAGCTCCACCACCAGCCCCTGCTGACGCCACTCTTCCACCAGCCCCATCACCGCCAGCGAGTCGAGACCGTAGTCGAGCAAGTTGTCATCCTCGGTGGGCTGCTCCTGCTGCATCTCGGCGGGCAGCCGCACCAACACCTGAGCACGTAGCGACTCCCGAGTCAGGGGGCGTTTGCTGGCCGCCATCACCTCGGCCACGGTAATCACCCGACCGGCATTGCGGCTGACGTAGGAGAGCGCCAGCAGGTGATCCTCGCGGGAGAAGTCGGCGATGGCATCAGCCACCAGGAAAGGGCGAATATCGCGCATAAAAGCATCGACCGCCGTCTGCATCACCCCGATATGGCCGTAGATGCCGCAGATCACCAGCTGATCCCGCCCCCATTCGGCCATCAGCTCTGCCAGCGGAGAGCGGCAAAAAGCGCTGTAGCGCCACTTGGTCAACACCGTATCCTGCGGCTCTGGCGCCAGCGCCGAAACAATCGGCTGACGCTCCGGAGCTCGGGTCAACCCGGGCCCCCACATGTCATTGAGCAGCGCCCGATCTGCCTGACTCTGTTCGGCGGGCTGGGCGGTATAGACCACCGGCATACCGAGGGCACGCGCCTGACGGATCAGGGTGGCGATATGGTCGATGACCTCATTGATCAGCGGATTGTCCGGCCCGTAGAAGTCGACGAAATAGTGCTGCATATCGTGGACCAGCAAGGCGGCCCGGCCCGGTTCAAAGGGCCAGTTCACCCGCCCGGTGGGCAGCTCCTCTACGGTAGGCAGCGGATAGGCGGCGAGGGATTGAATGGTCATGCACACTCCTTGGCGAGCTGCTCGCGCAGCCTCTGTTTGTCTATCTTGCCGACCGGTGTGTGTGGCAGTTGCTCCACCAGCACCAGGCGATCGGGCAGTTTGTAATCGGCCACCCCCTGCTCGCGCAGGAAACGGCGCAAACGGGGCAGATTGAGGGGCTCGCGGCACATCAGAAAAGCGCAACTGCGCTCCCCGAGCATGGGATCGGGCATGGCGACCAGCGCCGCCTGCCGCACATCTGGATGGGTAATCAGCAACTCTTCAATCTCGAGGGCATCGATCTTCTCCCCACCCCGGTTGATCTGATCCTTGTTGCGCCCCACCACCATCAGATGACCACTGGGCAAGCAGCAGACCAGATCGCCGGTGCAGTAGAAACCGTCCCGGTCAAAAGCCCGCTGATTGTGGGCATCAGCCTTGAAGTAGCCACGAAAGGTATAAGGGCCGCGCGTCCAGAGCTCGCCGCACTCGCCATCGGGCAAGGGGTGCCCATCGCTATCCCGCACCTCCACCTCGTCGCCCGCGCTCATCGGGCAACCCTGGGTATTGACGATGTGCCACTGGTCATCCTCGATGCGGCTGTAATTGACCAGCCCCTCGGCCATGCCGAACACCTGCTGCAAGCGGCAGCCAAGGTGGCTCGCCACCGCCTCGGCGTGAGCCGGACTGAGGCGCGCACCTCCCACCTGCACACACTCCAGAGAGGTCTGCGGATAGTGGCTGGCCGCCTCCAGCCAGAGCGCCAGAGCCGGTGGCACCAGCGCAGCCCAATTGACCTGATGACGCTGTACCAACGGCAGACAGGTTGCCGCGGAAGGATCCTTTGCCAACACCACGCAGCCACCGGCATAAAACACCCCGAGTGCACCGGGGGAGCTCAGGGGAAAGTTGTGGGGCGCCGGCAGGGCACAGAGATAGATCACCCGATCATCCCAACCGCACACCGCCACGCTCTGGCGCACGCTATAGCCATAGTCATCGTGGGTACGGGGGATCAGTTTGGGGGTGCCGGTGCTGCCGCCGGAGAGCTGGAAAAAGGCGACCTGATCGGCCGGGGTTGGAGTTGGCTCAATGGCCGCCAGCGGCGAACCATCAGCACGAGCCATGGTTTCAGACTGACGCCATGCAAACCCAGACTGAAGGTCTGCGCCTTCAGTCTGCTCGAACAGCAGTGTCTGGCAAGAAGGCGATACGAGCTCATCAAGGGCCGCGAAGCTTCCCGCTTCACCGGCAAAGCCGGGATGGGAGGGGCTTAGTACCAGCAAGGCGGGCTCAATCTGGCGGGCAAAGGCCACCAGCTCGCGCCGCTGATGGCTGTAGAGGGCATGCACCGCCACTACTCCGCAGCGGATCAGGGCAAACCAGCAGATATAGAACTCGGCGCAGTTGGGCAACTGCACCAGCGCGGTATCGCCGTGGCCCAGCCCGCGCGCGGCCAGCCGCGCCGCCAGTGCATCGACCTCACGCTTTAACCGGCCATAACTGAGAGTGCGTTCACCGCAGATCAGAGCCGTGCGCTCGGGATAACGTTCGGCAGAGTCATCGAGCAGGGTGGTGAGCGGTTGTCCGCGCCACCACCCTTGCGCCCGGTAGTGGGCCGCCAGCTCGGCGGGCCAGGGGGTAAAGGGCACCAGCGGCTTCATGCAGTTACCTCCGGCTCCCGGCTCTCGAGGCCAAACGCCCGCAGCATGGTGCCGAGTTTGGCAGCGGTCTCTTGCCACTCTGCTTCCGGCGAAGAGCCCACCACCACCCCGGCGCCAGCATAGAGCCGCAGCTGTCTGCCGGCAAGCACGCCACAGCGAATGGTGACTACCCACTCGCCATTGCCGTCGGCATCCATCCAACCAACGGCGCCGCAGTAGAAGCGGCGATCGTACCCCTCAAGCCGGGCGATGGCCTGACGCGCTGCCGAGAGCGGCGTGCCGCACACCGCCGGTGTCGGGTGCAGTGCCAGCGCCAGAGCCAGCACGGGAGAGGGTTCATGGAGCCGTCCGGCGATGCGGGTCGAGAGGTGCCACATGGTAGGAGTGGCGATCACCTGCGGCTCCAGAGGGACGTCCAGCTCGCGGCAGAAGGGAGCGAGGGCCGCAGCGACTGCATCGGCCACCAGCGCATGTTCATAGCGATCCTTCTGCGCCCCCAGCAGTTCGGCACTGGCCGCCTGTTGATCGGAAAACGCGTGGCGCGGACGGGAGCCCGCCAGCGGATTGCTCACCACCGCCATCTCGCTGCGCGATACCAGCAGCTCGGGGCTCGCACCAAGCAGGGTCTCCCCCTCCGGCAGCGGGATCTGGAACACATAGGCGCCCGGATTCTGGGCCAACAGAGAGCCATAGGCGTGTGCGGGGGAGGTCTGCTCTGCGCTCTGCACATCGATGGCGCGCGACAGCACCACCTTCTCGAGCTGCCCCTCGCTGAACTGCTGCAGTGCCGCCCGCACCGCTCCCTGATAGTGGGCAGCGCCGGTCACTTCACTCACCTCACCACGAAGCTGACAACAGCGGGCGGGCAACAGCGCATCCCTTGCGACCCACTGCGATTGCGCCGAGATCACCAGATGCCAGGGGGATTGGGTATCAAAAGGGATGGCGCCGATGGCGATGGGATTGTCCATCCCCTGCTGGCGCAACTGACGCAGATGGGCGAGCAGCTTCTCCGGCGGGATGCCGGTAAAACTGTCGTGGATACCGGAGGCGACCAGTACCCTGTCACCGCTGGCAAAACAGCACACTTTATCCAGCCCGACCGCTGTGGCGGGCCACTCTCCTTCCAGTGCATGGTCACACATGACGGTGCTACTCCTTGGAATGAATCACTGCCTGACACGACTTAAGGTGAGTCATTTGACTCACCAGATATCAGAGTGAACGGCATCCTAACAAGGAGCGAAAAAACGATCAATACAAATGAGAATCAATTTCATTAACTTCTTTTTAGTCAAAAGCGGGTGACGAACGAAACTGAACTTCGCCGATAAAAAAGAGTTGCGATCGGAGCAAATTCAATTTGATAATGATAACGCTTATCATTTGTATGTTATGGAAGATGTAAATAATGAAATCCTCAACCTCCCGTTTTATTGCTCCCAGCCTACTGGCCACCACCATCGTCACTCTGCTGACCCAGCAAGCGATCGCCGCCAGCAACCCCCCTCAAGCCGATGAGGTGATCACCGTCACCACCACGGCGCACAATACTCGATCGGCACCTGCCTCTATCTCTGTCATCACGGCCGAACAGATCGCCGCCGCGCCAGTCAATGACCTTGCAGATCTGCTGCGCCACGAAGTGGGCATTCAGGCCGAGGCTGACACCAATGGCCGCAGCGATATCGGCATTCGCGGCATGTCCGGCAAGTACACCCTGGTGCTGGTGGATGGCAAACGCCTCTCCTCCTCCAATGCCCTGTGGCGCGGCGGCAACTTCGACAACACCCCGGTGCCCCTCGGCATGATCCAGCGGGTCGAGGTGATCCGTGGCCCCATGTCGGCACTTTACGGCTCCGATGCCATCGGTGGTGTCATCAACATCATCACCAAACAGCCGGGCAAAACCTGGCAAGGGGCGGCCGATGCCGACTTCAAGGCCATCGAAGGCAAGGATGGCGGCGATCAGCACAGAACCAACTTGGGCTTTACCGGCCCGCTGACCGACAACCTGCTGATCCGGATGAACGGCGAGGTGTATGACCGTCAAGCCTGGACCCCCACCGAAGCTGCTGACGGCATCCCCCTTATCGAAGCCAAACAGACCCGCAACTTCGCCTCCACCCTCAGCTGGCTGGTGGATGAGCAGCAGCGCTTCGAGCTGGATTACCTCTACAACCAGGATGAGCGGCCTCTCGATATCTTCCGCAAAACCGGCAACAAGGTGCATAGCCGCCAGCAGCAAAACGATCGCAACCTGTTTGGTCTGACCCACAAGGGGAACTGGAGTTGGGGTGACACCACCGTCATGGCCAACTACGAGACCTCCCAGATCGACGACTTCAACACCAGCTACTCTGCCCCGCAGCAGCGCGAACTGGAAGAGAACACCTTGACCCTCAAGGGCTACACCAACCTGGCGCTGGCCAACCACTACCTGACCCTGGGTGGTGAATATCTGGATCGGGAGCTGGTGGATGCGGTGAGCTACAAGGATATCGGCGGCAAAGAGAGTCACTCTCAGGAGGCGCTGTTCGCTCAGGACGAAATTGGCCTGACCGACAGCCTGACCTTCACGCTGGGCGGCCGTTACGATCACCACGAGATCTACGGCAGCCACTTCACCCCGCGCGGCTATCTGGTCTATGAGATGAACGATGTGGTGACCGTCAAGGGCGGGGTCAGCCAAGCCTTCAAGGCTCCGGCGCCGCACCAGTACTCCAACGGTTACAGCATCGAGAGCTGCGGCGGCAGCTGCCGCATCTATGGCAGCGACAAGGTCAAGCCGGAAACCAGCACCAACTACGAGCTGGGTGTCATCGCAGGAGAAGGGATCTGGGAGACCAGCGCCACCCTCTTCTACTCCGACATCGACGACATGCTCACCTTCAAGCAGTTGCCGAACTCCACTGACCGCACTTGGTACAACCTGGAGAAAGCCACCACCAAGGGGCTGGAGCTGACCGGCAAGCTCGATCTGACCGACGATATCAACCTTGGCGCCAACTACACCTACCTCAAGGCTGAAGGCGATCAGGGTCAGGCACTGCCCGAGCGGCCGGAGCACAAGGCCAATGCCAAGATCACCTGGCAGGCCACCGAGCGGGTAAATGCCTTTGTCGGCACCACCTACACCGGCCCCCAGTTTGCCGAGCAGACCGTCAACAAGGTTGTCGTACTGCACAAGCTGCCCAGCTATCAGACCTTCGATCTCGGCACCGGCTTCAAGGTCACCGAGAACTTTGACCTGCGACTGGGGATCAACAACCTGACCGACGTGCGCCTGCAAGAGAAAGACACCGTCTTCCAGAACGTCGAGCCGGGTCGCAGCTACTACGTCAGCGGCTCAGCCCGCTTCTAAGGTAGCCAAGGCCGATATAACAGAGCGCGGGCCCATGCCCGCGCTCTGTTAACCAAGAGAATAAGGGGAAGATCCCCACTGGACAGCAAAGAGCATGCAGATTTCCATTTGTCATCAGGATCGCTCATGTTCACCTCACTTCTGAATGCTTCACCCCTTGCCACCCTGCCCACCCCTGACGAGATGTTAAAGGCCAGACCCTGTCCGGCACGGCTCGCTCGCCAGATCGCACGCAGCCGCCAGCAAGCCCGCCATATTCTGCAGGGAGAGGATGATCGCCTGCTGCTGGTGATCGGCCCCTGCTCCATTCACGATCCGGCAGCCGCCCGCGACTATGGTGGCCGGCTCGCTGAACTACAGGGCCAATACGGGGAGCAGCTGCAACTGGTGATGCGTACCTATTTCGAAAAGCCGCGCACGACGCTCGGCTGGAAAGGATTTATCTTCGATCCCGACCTCGATGGCAGCGATCGGCTGGAAAAGGGCCTATCGCTGGCCCGGGAGTTACTTCTGGCCCTTGGACAGGAAGGGCTCGCCTGTGCCACCGAATTTCTCGATCTCACCAGCATGCTCTATCTGGGGGATCTCATCAGCTGGGGTGCCATCGGTGCCCGCACCACTGAATCCCAGCTCCACCGTCAGCTGGCCTCGGCCCTTCCCTGCCCCATCGGTTTTAAAAACGGTACCGACGGCAATATCCGGATCGCGGTAGAGGCGATCCTCGCCAGCCGAGCGGCCCACCTCTATACCCAGCCTTCCGGTGATGGCCAGCTGGCACTGGTGCGCAGCCATGGCAACCCCGACTGCCACCTGATCCTGCGCGGTGGCCGCCAACCCAACTATCAGAGCAATCATGTTACAGAGGCTGGCGACTTGCTGCGCCAACATCATCTGTCACCCCGGCTGATGATCGATTGCAGCCACGGCAACAGCCAGAAGCAGCATGCCCGCCAGCTGCTGGTTGCCCGTGACATTGCCGACCAGCTGGGGGCAGGTAGCCATGCCATCGCCGCCATCATGGTGGAAAGTTTTATCTGCGAAGGGCATCAGGAGATTGGCAGCAAACCGCTGCGCTACGGCCAGTCGATCACCGATAGCTGCATCGGCTGGGAACAGACAAGGCAGCTGCTCGATATGGTGGCAGAAGGGGTAGAGGTGCGCCGCCAGCAGCGGATCGCCCTGGCGGGATAAATAGCGGATTATTCATATAACGCAGAAAAGAGTGTGGCCCCGATGGGGCCACCTTGTTGTTCACTATCTGACACTCGTCAGGCGACTGACTCACGCTCAACCAGCTGGGCTTCAAATTTGAGCGCCAGGCCGTCCACCGGCTTGTGATCGAGCAGACGCAGCGCCAGCTCGGCAGCGCGGCTGCCCATCTCCTCGATGGGGTAGCGCACCGTGGTGAGCTTGGGATAGATGTAGCGGGCGTAGGGGATATCGTCGAACCCCACCACCGACACCTGCTGCGGGATCTTGTAACCCCGCTCCAGCAGACAAGAGATCGCCCCCGCCACCATACCGTCGTTGAAACCGAGCACGGCAGTGAACTCGACACCACGGGCCAGCAGTTCACTCATCGCCACATAGCCGCCATTTTCGTCGGCAAAGGCGCGGCTGACGAGAGCGGGATCAAAGGCGATCCCGGCTCTGGCTAGGGTCTGGGTGTAACCGGCCATCCGCTGCTGACCATCGACAAACTCTTCATCATCGGAGGTGATAAAGGCGATGTTGCGATGACCGGCATCCAGTAAATGCTGGCACGCAGTGGTGATCCCCGCCTTGTTGTCGAGCCAGACGCAGCGATCCTCAAAGCCCGGCACCTGACGGTTGATGAAAACGATGGGGGTAGAGCCAGCCGCCAGCTCACTCAGCTCCTTGTCCGGGAGCGCCTTGCTGTGGAGGATCAGCGCATCGCACTGGCGCTGCAGCAGCGCCTGAATGGCGTGACGCTCGCGGGCGATATCATGGTTGCCAGACATGACGATGGTGAACTTGTTGGCCTGATCGACCATGGTTTCGATGCCACGCATCATCTGGGCAAAGAAGGGGCCGCCGCAGAGGTCACCAACCAGCACGCCAATGCAGTTGGAACGCTTGCTGACCAGAGCCTGGGCAAAACTGTTGGGTCGAAAATTCAGTTCCTTCATGGCCGCCAGTACGGCCTCACGCTTTTCCGGTGCTACCTGTGCCGTGTTGTTGATAACCCGCGACACGGTGGAGATAGACACATTTGCCAGCTGAGAAACGTCTTTAATCGTTGCCACTATCCATTCCTTTATTGTGGGGGAACCTGTCGGTGCCGACGCCTGAGTATACCCTGCGGCCTGATGCAATTCCCGGAGCCAGGTCACCGGGCATGTTTCCTTTGGTAACAAAACCTTACCCGATGATACCCGTCGGCAGGGCAATTTGAAAACAGGGGCCGGCTGGCGGCCCCCGACTCAATAGGCGTGATTGAGCTCCCGCTCTGACATAAAGCGCAGCGGCTGCTGCAACTTGTGCTGATAGATGAGATCGAACGACAACACGTTTTGCACGTAGTTACGGGTCTCCTTGTAGGGGATGCTCTCGACCCACACGTCCATCGGTTTGTTGTCACTCTGCTCTCGCCAGCGTTTTACCCGTCCCGGCCCAGCATTGTAGGCGGCCGCCGCCAGGATCCGGTTGCCGTCATAGAGATCCAGCAAGCGCTTGAGATAGGCGCTCCCCAGACGAATATTCATGGTCGGATCAAACAGTTGCTGCTCGTTGCGATAGGGCACCCCCAGCTTGCCGGCGGTCTCTTTGGCAGTAGCGGGCATCAGCTGCATCAGACCGCGCGCCCCCACCGGCGACTGGGCCAGCGGATAGAGGGCACTCTCCTGACGGGAGATGGCATAGAGCAAACTGGTGTTCATGGTGCGCTCTTGCGCCATCTGGGAGAAGGTGCGTTTGAGCGGCAGCGGGAAGCGCAGGTCGAGAGCATCCCACGCTTCGGCGCGAATGCTGGCGAGAATGGCCAGCTCATGCCATCCCTGATTGAGGGCGATATGACCAAACTCGATGCGCTGGGCCACCGGATTGCGATCCATGTTGTGGATCCACTCCGAACGGGCCGCTGCAATTTCGTTCATCGACAATAGCTCGCGCACCCGCAACAGGAAGGGCCAGCGCTGGCTGGCCGTCCGCCAGTCCGGTACATGCTTGACGCTCTGGTTCTTGATGCGATAGGGCACACCGGTGCGCTGGGCCGCCATGAAACCGTAGAAACCACGCAGGTTGGCAGTCTCCAGATAGAGATCCCGCGCCGGTTTTTGCTGCCCCTGCACCTCAAGGGAGCGCGCCATCCAGTAGCGCCAGCGATCCTCTTTCTGACGGGCCATCGGCATCATCTTCACCCAGCCGGAGAGGCCACGCCAATCCTGCTCCCAGATGGCCAGTCGCGCCCGCAGCTCGGTAATGTCGGGATCCGCCAGCTTTTTCACCGTGCTGTCGACCCAGCTGCGCTGGGCAATGGAGCGATCCAGCAGCAGGCGGCGGGCAATGGCACGTTCTACCGGTTTCACCTCGGCCTGGGTCAGGCCGAAACGGCTGCGAAACAGCGCAAGCTGGCGCAGCACCGACTCCGGCTCATGATTGGCGTAGCGAGTCAAACCGAGGGAGAGCAGCTTGCGAGAATAGGGGTTATTGCTGAAATAGGCCGGGTTCATCGCCTTTGCGGGCTGTTCGAACAGGGTCACCATCTGATCGCCATAGCTTTGCAAGCCGCTACCCAGGGTCGCGCCAAGGTGGCGGATCAGGTTGGGGTTTTCCGCCTCGAACGCCAGCGTCATCCGCTGCCAGATCTTCTCCTGGGTACGCTGACCGGATGCCTGCCACAGCTGGAACAGCGGGGAGCAGGCATCGGGGCGCGATTGACCGCTCATCCAGATCTTGCCCGCCCCCTGCAACGCCTCTTTCGGCTTGCCGGTATAATAGAGCGCCTGATAGTGCATGCAGAGCAGGTCGGTGGAGCTCGGCTTGGCCGGATAGAAGCGCAGGAACTGCGACCACTGCTGGCTCTGGGCCAGATAGGTCAGATAACTGCGCTCCAGCCGGTTGGACTGGGGGGTATCCCCATGCTGGCGGATAAAGCGGGTCACATCGTTGTAATCGGCCGCCCCCGGACGAAAGGCGAGCTGATAGTAATCGAGGTAAGGGAGCAGGGGGTAGTGGGTCAAACGGGCACGAATTTGCTGGAAACGGGCCTGATCATTGGCCCGTACGGCATCATACGCCTGACGGTAGAGCGTCTGGTCGGCAGTCTGTGCCATCAGCGTCGGCACGAACAGCGCCGACAAAACAATTCCCCATACAGCTTTCACTGAGCATCTCCATTGAGGGCAATACACCGCCTGATGGCGGCGGGTCTACTGCCACTCATTCTACCCGTTGCCGGGCAGTGCTACAGCGGGGAGAAGGGACTATTTTTCTGCATCGCTCATCTGCATTTCGCGTAGCTGTTCCGGTCTGGTCAGACGCTGTACATATTTCTCCAGATAGGGCACCGGCAGCGGTTTGGAGGCGAGATAGCCCTGATAGAAGCTGCACCCCTGAGCCTTGAGAAACTCCAGTTGCTGACGGGACTCCACCCCTTCCGCCGTGACGTTGAACCCCATATGTCGCGCCATGGCGATCACCGCCTCAACGATGGCCATGTTGTCACCATCTTTCGGGATGTCCTGAATGAAGGAGCGGTCGATCTTGAGCTCATCGGCAGGCAGCCGCTTGAGGTAGCTCAGGGAGGAGTAGCCGGCACCAAAATCGTCGATGGCAAAGCTGATGCCGAGTCCCTTGAGCTCGGTCATCTTGCTGATGGTGTCCTCGGCATGACCCAGTACCACGGATTCGGTGATCTCCAGATTGAGGCAGGCCGGATCCATGCCGGTTTGCGCCAGCACATCATGGATCCGCTCGACAAAATCGGTGGCGTGGAACTGCTTGGCGCTCACGTTGACCGAGATCTGCGGAATGTGGATACCATTCTCTTCCCACAGCACATACTGGGCGCAGGCCTCATAAAGCACCCAGTTGCCGATGTCGACAATCAGGTCCGTCTCCTCGGCGATGGGAATAAACTCGGCTGGCGAGACCAGCGAGCGACCGGCAGGTTGCCAGCGGATCAACGCCTCGACACCAATGATGTCACCGCCGTCCACCATGTGCTGCGGCTGATAGTAAAGGGTCAGCTCCTGCTGACTGAGGGCGTTGCGCAATTCGTTGTGAATAAGCAGACGGCGATCCGCCTGTTGCTGCATCGAGGCATCGAAGAAACGACGGGTCTTGCGACCAGCGGACTTGGCCTGATACATGGCAGTATCTGCCTGCTTGAGCAGATCATCGACCCCCTGCTCCCGATCCGGAAACAGGGTGATACCGACGCTGGCGCCGATGTGCAGCACCTGACCTGCATAGGTATAAGGAGCGGCAATCTCGGTGATGAGACGCTCGGCAATGATATCGGCCTGCATCTCTGCCTGGGGCGGGCTGGCAGAGAGCGATGGCAGCAGCAGTACAAACTCGTCACCGCCGAGACGCGCCAGGCAATCCCCTTGCCGCACCAGCCGTTTGAGACGGGCGGCGACCTCTTTGAGCAGCCAGTCACCGGTGGCGTGGCCGAGGGAGTCGTTGATGGTCTTGAAGTGATCGAGATCGATAAAGAGCAGCGCGCCAATCAGGCCGTTTCGGATCGCCTCATTGAACGTCTGTACCAGGGTTTCATGCAATTGACGACGATTGGGCAACCCGGTCAGCTCGTCGTAATAAGCGAGATCCTGAATGCGTCGCTCGGCCGCCTTGCGCTCGGAGATATCCTCGAAGCAGATGACAAAGTGGCTGATCACCCCTTTTTCATCCTGCACCGGCGTCACTATCTCCCACTGGGGGTAGGTGTGACCATCGGCATGACGACGCAGAGTTTCTCCCTGCCAGCGGTTGAGAGGGTTGAGCTCGTAGCCCAGCCCTCCAAGATTGGGCCAGAGATCCTCTTCCAGCTGCAGACCCAGTACGGAGTGGCTGTCAAAACCGGTGATCTGGCTGAAGGCGTTGTTGACCCGCAGGATCTTGAACCCCGGATCCGTGATGATGATCCCTTCGTGGGTCTCGAATGCAACGGCAGAGAGGCGCATCTGGGCATCGGATTGCAGTCGCTCCAGCTCGGCTACCATCCGTACCGAGAAGGTATTGAGCACCGAGGTGAGGTTGCTGGTATCTGCCGGGGCCGAATAGAGCAGCGCCAGATGGCCCAGAAGTTGGCTTCTGGCATCAAATAGCGGCTGACCATAATAAGTCTGCCCGGCCGCCAGCCAGGGTTGATACTCCTGCGACTCGTCAATCACCTCGAAACAGATGGCCCCTTGCTTGTAGAGCTCCTGACAGGGGGAGCCCGCCAGCGGGTAGTCTTTAAGCGTCAGCCCGTCGGCAGCCAGCACTTTGACCCGGTCGGCACCGCACAACTCCCCCACCCAGACCGCATCCACCTTGAGGATATGGGCCAGCTGGCTGACCAGGGTATT
Proteins encoded in this region:
- a CDS encoding isochorismatase family protein translates to MTIQSLAAYPLPTVEELPTGRVNWPFEPGRAALLVHDMQHYFVDFYGPDNPLINEVIDHIATLIRQARALGMPVVYTAQPAEQSQADRALLNDMWGPGLTRAPERQPIVSALAPEPQDTVLTKWRYSAFCRSPLAELMAEWGRDQLVICGIYGHIGVMQTAVDAFMRDIRPFLVADAIADFSREDHLLALSYVSRNAGRVITVAEVMAASKRPLTRESLRAQVLVRLPAEMQQEQPTEDDNLLDYGLDSLAVMGLVEEWRQQGLVVELAELARTPTLAHWWGLLSRQLHVSQATAYQVVNEDHVSEPECTP
- a CDS encoding (2,3-dihydroxybenzoyl)adenylate synthase, yielding MKPLVPFTPWPAELAAHYRAQGWWRGQPLTTLLDDSAERYPERTALICGERTLSYGRLKREVDALAARLAARGLGHGDTALVQLPNCAEFYICWFALIRCGVVAVHALYSHQRRELVAFARQIEPALLVLSPSHPGFAGEAGSFAALDELVSPSCQTLLFEQTEGADLQSGFAWRQSETMARADGSPLAAIEPTPTPADQVAFFQLSGGSTGTPKLIPRTHDDYGYSVRQSVAVCGWDDRVIYLCALPAPHNFPLSSPGALGVFYAGGCVVLAKDPSAATCLPLVQRHQVNWAALVPPALALWLEAASHYPQTSLECVQVGGARLSPAHAEAVASHLGCRLQQVFGMAEGLVNYSRIEDDQWHIVNTQGCPMSAGDEVEVRDSDGHPLPDGECGELWTRGPYTFRGYFKADAHNQRAFDRDGFYCTGDLVCCLPSGHLMVVGRNKDQINRGGEKIDALEIEELLITHPDVRQAALVAMPDPMLGERSCAFLMCREPLNLPRLRRFLREQGVADYKLPDRLVLVEQLPHTPVGKIDKQRLREQLAKECA
- a CDS encoding isochorismate synthase MenF; this translates as MCDHALEGEWPATAVGLDKVCCFASGDRVLVASGIHDSFTGIPPEKLLAHLRQLRQQGMDNPIAIGAIPFDTQSPWHLVISAQSQWVARDALLPARCCQLRGEVSEVTGAAHYQGAVRAALQQFSEGQLEKVVLSRAIDVQSAEQTSPAHAYGSLLAQNPGAYVFQIPLPEGETLLGASPELLVSRSEMAVVSNPLAGSRPRHAFSDQQAASAELLGAQKDRYEHALVADAVAAALAPFCRELDVPLEPQVIATPTMWHLSTRIAGRLHEPSPVLALALALHPTPAVCGTPLSAARQAIARLEGYDRRFYCGAVGWMDADGNGEWVVTIRCGVLAGRQLRLYAGAGVVVGSSPEAEWQETAAKLGTMLRAFGLESREPEVTA
- a CDS encoding TonB-dependent receptor, coding for MKSSTSRFIAPSLLATTIVTLLTQQAIAASNPPQADEVITVTTTAHNTRSAPASISVITAEQIAAAPVNDLADLLRHEVGIQAEADTNGRSDIGIRGMSGKYTLVLVDGKRLSSSNALWRGGNFDNTPVPLGMIQRVEVIRGPMSALYGSDAIGGVINIITKQPGKTWQGAADADFKAIEGKDGGDQHRTNLGFTGPLTDNLLIRMNGEVYDRQAWTPTEAADGIPLIEAKQTRNFASTLSWLVDEQQRFELDYLYNQDERPLDIFRKTGNKVHSRQQQNDRNLFGLTHKGNWSWGDTTVMANYETSQIDDFNTSYSAPQQRELEENTLTLKGYTNLALANHYLTLGGEYLDRELVDAVSYKDIGGKESHSQEALFAQDEIGLTDSLTFTLGGRYDHHEIYGSHFTPRGYLVYEMNDVVTVKGGVSQAFKAPAPHQYSNGYSIESCGGSCRIYGSDKVKPETSTNYELGVIAGEGIWETSATLFYSDIDDMLTFKQLPNSTDRTWYNLEKATTKGLELTGKLDLTDDINLGANYTYLKAEGDQGQALPERPEHKANAKITWQATERVNAFVGTTYTGPQFAEQTVNKVVVLHKLPSYQTFDLGTGFKVTENFDLRLGINNLTDVRLQEKDTVFQNVEPGRSYYVSGSARF
- a CDS encoding 3-deoxy-7-phosphoheptulonate synthase; translation: MFTSLLNASPLATLPTPDEMLKARPCPARLARQIARSRQQARHILQGEDDRLLLVIGPCSIHDPAAARDYGGRLAELQGQYGEQLQLVMRTYFEKPRTTLGWKGFIFDPDLDGSDRLEKGLSLARELLLALGQEGLACATEFLDLTSMLYLGDLISWGAIGARTTESQLHRQLASALPCPIGFKNGTDGNIRIAVEAILASRAAHLYTQPSGDGQLALVRSHGNPDCHLILRGGRQPNYQSNHVTEAGDLLRQHHLSPRLMIDCSHGNSQKQHARQLLVARDIADQLGAGSHAIAAIMVESFICEGHQEIGSKPLRYGQSITDSCIGWEQTRQLLDMVAEGVEVRRQQRIALAG
- a CDS encoding LacI family DNA-binding transcriptional regulator; the encoded protein is MATIKDVSQLANVSISTVSRVINNTAQVAPEKREAVLAAMKELNFRPNSFAQALVSKRSNCIGVLVGDLCGGPFFAQMMRGIETMVDQANKFTIVMSGNHDIARERHAIQALLQRQCDALILHSKALPDKELSELAAGSTPIVFINRQVPGFEDRCVWLDNKAGITTACQHLLDAGHRNIAFITSDDEEFVDGQQRMAGYTQTLARAGIAFDPALVSRAFADENGGYVAMSELLARGVEFTAVLGFNDGMVAGAISCLLERGYKIPQQVSVVGFDDIPYARYIYPKLTTVRYPIEEMGSRAAELALRLLDHKPVDGLALKFEAQLVERESVA
- a CDS encoding transglycosylase SLT domain-containing protein, translated to MKAVWGIVLSALFVPTLMAQTADQTLYRQAYDAVRANDQARFQQIRARLTHYPLLPYLDYYQLAFRPGAADYNDVTRFIRQHGDTPQSNRLERSYLTYLAQSQQWSQFLRFYPAKPSSTDLLCMHYQALYYTGKPKEALQGAGKIWMSGQSRPDACSPLFQLWQASGQRTQEKIWQRMTLAFEAENPNLIRHLGATLGSGLQSYGDQMVTLFEQPAKAMNPAYFSNNPYSRKLLSLGLTRYANHEPESVLRQLALFRSRFGLTQAEVKPVERAIARRLLLDRSIAQRSWVDSTVKKLADPDITELRARLAIWEQDWRGLSGWVKMMPMARQKEDRWRYWMARSLEVQGQQKPARDLYLETANLRGFYGFMAAQRTGVPYRIKNQSVKHVPDWRTASQRWPFLLRVRELLSMNEIAAARSEWIHNMDRNPVAQRIEFGHIALNQGWHELAILASIRAEAWDALDLRFPLPLKRTFSQMAQERTMNTSLLYAISRQESALYPLAQSPVGARGLMQLMPATAKETAGKLGVPYRNEQQLFDPTMNIRLGSAYLKRLLDLYDGNRILAAAAYNAGPGRVKRWREQSDNKPMDVWVESIPYKETRNYVQNVLSFDLIYQHKLQQPLRFMSERELNHAY